The nucleotide sequence GAAACAGAATGGACGGAACGCGGTTGAATGCCCAATCAAGCAACATGATGCGACGCGTTTTCCTTACCGCAACTCCCCTTTCATGCCTGATGCTGGCAAGCCCGTTTGCCGCCACAGCGCAGGACACGAACGGAGGAAAAATAACCCGTTTTCACGACCCTTCCACACCGATCCGCCAGCAGGAGACTTGGCACATCTTCTCCACGGGCAACGGGATCTCGACACGCACTTCGACAGACCTGGAGTCGTGGAAGGAGGGACCACCGGTTTTCAAGGAACTTCCAGCCTGGCACCGGGACGTCGTCAGTGATCACAAGGGCTATCTCTGGGCTCCCGACATCATCCGGCAAGGCGGCCGCTACCTCCTTTATTATTCGGTTTCAGGTTGGGGGAAGAACACCTCCGCCATCGGTCTTGCCAGCAGCCCCACCCTCGATTCCAAGGATCCCGCGTATCAATGGAAGGACGAAGGAATCGTCATCCGCTCGGGAAAGGAAGATGCCTACAACGCCATCGATCCCCAGCTTTTCGCCGATACCGACGGCAGGCTGTGGATGGTGTTCGGCTCCTTCTGGACCGGCATCCAACTGACCGAGCTCGATGCGAAAACCGGACTCCGCCATCCCGAAAACCGGAAGATCCACCAACTCGCCTGGCACGAGTCCATCGAGGCCGCCGCCCTGCTCAAGCATGACGGATTCTACTATCTTTTCGTCAACTGGGGGTTGTGCTGCCGGGGTGTGGACAGCACCTACGAAATGCGTGTGGGCCGCAGCAAGGAGATCACCGGTCCTTATCTGGACGCCGCCGGCAATGAACTCGTCACCGGGGGCGGCACTCTTTTCATGCAATCCGAGGGAAACCGCATCGGGCCAGGTCACCCGTCGTTCATCCGGGAAAAGGACGCCATCCGGATGTTCTTCCATTATTACGACGGCAATCGCCGCGGCCATCCGACTCTCGGTGACGCAACGCTGGAGTGGAACGACAACGGCTGGCCGAAGGCGGGGAACAAGCCGTGATGTGATGCGATCCACGCCAAAATCGAGGACGTGAAATAGTGGAGTAACTGCTTTTCCTCCGCCGGGAGACGGCATAGCGTTTCCCCATGTTCAAACCCAAAACCCTCGTCCTCGCGTTCGGCCTTGGCTTGCTTCTGCCCGCTGCCGCCGATCCAGCCCACAAGCTGCTGTTTTTCACGAAATCCAGCGGTTTCGAGCATGAGGTGATTTCGTGGAAAAAGGGCCAGCCCAGCCATTCCGAAAAGATCTTTCTGGAGCTGGGTTCGAAACATTCATGGACATTCGAGTTCTCCAAGGATGGTTCAAAATTTTCGCCCGAGTACCTCGCGGGCTTCGATGCCGTGATCTTCTACACCACCGGTGATCTCACCTCGCCCGGCACGGACAAGCAGCCGCCGATGACCCCTGAGGGAAAACAAGCGCTCTTCGACTATGTGAAAAGCGGCAAGGGCTTCATCGGCATCCACTCCGCGAGCGATACCTTCCACACGGCGAACGAGTCCAAGAAAGGCCCGGACCGCTATGTGAACCACGGCAAGGACGCCGATCCCTACGTTTGTTTCCTTGGCGGAGAGTTCATCATCCACGGCGAACAGCAGACGGCGACCTGCAAGGTGGTCGACAACAAGTTCCCGGGCTTCGAGGAAGCGGGAGACAGCTTCGCCTTCAAGGAGGAGTGGTATTCGCTCAAGGATTTCAGATCCGACATCCACGCGCTGACCGTGATCGATTCCCCGGCGATGAAAGGATCGATGTACGACCGCCCTCCTTTCCCCAACACTTGGGCAAGGAAAGAGGGAAAAGGCCGGATTTATTACACGGCGCTGGGCCACCGCGACGACGTTTGGACCAACCCCACCTTCCAGAACATGCTGGTCGGCGCGATCCGCTGGACAACCGGCGAGGTGGACGCCGCCGTGCCGCCGAACCTGAAAGAAGCCGCGCCCGGGGCGATGAAGAATCCGAAGTTTCCGGAGCCGAAGAAGTAAATCGGAGAAACCAAAGGGAATTTCCTGAGTTTTTACCGCATTGCCGATTGCACTGATCGGTTGGCGTGGCAAAGTCAGTATCGAAATCGATGACAACGGAAAACTTGCAAGAGCAGATCGCGGAGACGAGTGGCTGGATTCAGGCGGTGAAGGCGGAAATGGCCCAAGTTCTGGTGGGGCAGGAACGGCTGGTGGACCGTCTGCTCATCGGGATGCTCTGCAACGGACACATCCTGCTGGAAGGCGTCCCCGGACTGGCCAAAACATTGGCGGTCAAGGCGCTTTCCGGATCGCTGCACGCCTCATTCGCCCGTTTCCAATTCACCCCGGACCTGCTGCCCGCCGACCTTGTGGGAACCATGGTGTATCATCCGCAGGAAACAAAGTTCGAGCCGAAGCTGGGTCCTATTTTCAACAACCTGATCCTTGCGGACGAAATCAACCGTGCTCCGGCGAAGGTTCAGTCCGCCTTGCTGGAGGCGATGCAGGAGCGCCAGGTCACGCTCGGCGACCGTTCGTATGCCCTGCCGAATCCCTTCCTCGTGCTCGCCACCCAGAACCCGATCGATCAGGAAGGCACCTATCAATTGCCGGAAGCCCAGCTCGACCGCTTCCTCCTGAAAGTGACCGTGGGCTACCCGACGAAGGACGAGGAGCTGGAAATCCTTGATCGGATGGCGACTTCCACGCCTCCGTATCAGACGAAAACCGTGGCCACTCCGCAACAGGTCTCCGGCTCACGGGAACTGGTGAACCAGATCTACATCGACCCTGCGATCCGCAAATACATCGTGCAGATCATCCACACCACCCGCTTTCCCGGACTGGTGGATCCTTCATTGAAAAACCTGGTGCGTTCCGGCGCGTCCCCACGGGGAACGATCAACCTCGCCCTCACCGCCAGGGCCCGCGCCTTCATGCAGGGCCGTGGCTTCGTCACCCCGCAGGATGTGAAGGACATGGCCCTCGACGTGCTCCGCCACCGGATCCTCCTCACCTATGAGGCGGAAGCGGAGGAGATGACGACCGACTCGGTCATCGAGCGCATCATGGGCAAGGTCGCCGTCCCTTAATCGATTGGAAGCTGGACGGCATGCTGACGGACGAACAGATTGAGGAAATGATGGCTCGCGTGCGAAAGCTCGAGCTGAAGGCCCGTCGCCTGGTGCGCGAGTCGTTTTCCGGCGAGTATCTGTCATCGTTCCGCGGACAGGGCCTGGATTTCGACGATTTCCGGGAATACCAGCACGGCGATGAGGTGCGCTTCATCGACTGGAACGTGACGGCGCGGATGAACGCGCCATTTGTCAGGAAATTCCGGGAGGAACGCGAACTCTCCGTCGTGATCGCCGTGGATGTCTCCGGCTCCGCGGACTACGGCAGCGTGATGTACAGCAAACGCGAGCTCGCGGCGGAGATCGCCGCGGTGCTCGGCTTCAGCGCGCTCCACAACGGCGACAAGGTCGGTCTGCTCATCTTCGCCCACGAACCCATCCTTTTCATCCCGCCGGAAAAGGGCAGCCGCCATCTCCTGCGGATGATCCGTGAGATCCTGGTGGCGAAACCCGACAGCCCCGGCACCTCGGTGGCGGATGCCTGCGATTTCCTCGTGCGCACCCTGCGGAGGAAATCCGTGGTATTCCTCATCTCGGACTTTTTCGCCGACTCCTTGGACAAACCCGTCGGCAAGCTGGCGAAAAAACATGAGACCATCGCTCTGCGGGTTCTGGACCCGCTGGAATCAAAACTCCCCAAGGGCGGCAAGGTGGTGATGATCGACCCTGAAACCGGGTTTGAAACGCTCGTCAACACCTCGAATCCGAACCTGCGCATGGGCTATTCGAAACTCATGAAAAGACAACAGGAGGGAGTGGCGGCGATCTTCAAAAAACACGGGGTCGATGCCGCGGACTTGCAAACCCACGGCGATACCTTGGCCGCGCTGCACCAGCTTCTGAAAAAACGCAGCCGCCGGCGCTCGGGGTGAAGACACGATGAACGAAAAATCCACCAGCTTCGAACTCAAGGAACCAACCTCGCCCGAGGCATTGGTCCCCGCTTCATGGGTGGAGCCGTGGATGGTGGCTTCCTTCGTGCTTCTTCTCCTGGCGGTGCTGGCGTTTTTCACGTTCAAAAAGAAACGCCCTTCCGTTCCGGACATGTCGGCCGCCAATCGGGCCGCCCATGCCGAGGCGGTTGCCGCACTGGCGGGAATCGGCGATGTGGTTCCCAGGGTCGCCGCCGTCCAATGCTCGCTCATTCTGCGGCGCTACCTGTCGGTCGTCGCCGGAGATCCCGCCCTCTTCGAAACCCACGAGGAATATGTTTCCCGTCACGAGTCCTTGAAACGCTTCACGGAAGACGCCCGGAACGCGGCGAAACCCGCGCTGGCACGACTCGCCGCGATCAAATACTCCCCTGCCGTGGCAGGCACGGACACGCCGCAGGTCGTGGCGGAATCACAGGCGCTGTTGGAAATCCTCAACCAAGGGGCTCCCGCATGAGCGCGTTTCTCGAACACTTCCGTTTCGCACAGCCGGCATGGCTCCTGTTGCTGGTTCCAGCCATGCTTTTGCTCGCTCTGCGCCGTGGCAGGGGCTCGGAGGCCGCGGTGGTTTTCCCGAATCTGTCGGTGCTCGTCAGCTTGGGCAGACGGGTGCGCAACGTGGCGTGGGGTTTCGGTCTGCCGCTGGCGTTTCTTTCCCTGATCTGTGCGATCCTCGCGATTTCCCGTCCCGTCTGGAGAAATGAATACCAGAGCCGCACCGCGAGCGGGATCGACATCATGATCGCCTTCGACGTCTCCCTCTCCATGAAAATCGACGACTTCGTCGATCACGGGGAACAGCAGCAACGCATCGTCGTCGCGAAAAAAGTGGTGGATGATTTCATCAGCCGCCGTCCCGAGGATCGCATGGGCCTCGTCGCCTTCGCGGGGAGGCCGCGCGACGCGAGTCCGATCACGCTCGACCACCAGTGGCTGAGGAATTCGCTCAACCAGCTCCAACTCTTCGAGGAAGGCATCGGTACCGTGAAAGAGCAGGGCACCGCCATCGGCTCCGCGCTCGCCGCCGCGTCCGTGCGTCTCCAGGACCGCGACGCGAAGAGCAAGATCATCGTGCTTATCACGGACGGAGCGAGCAACTCTGGGAAAATCTCACCGATCGAGGCGGCCGAGCACGCCAAGACCCTCGGCATCAAGATCTACACCGTGGCGATCGGCACCACCAAAGGACGGGTGGACCGGAGCGTGATGCTGTTCCCCTATCAGGAGTTCGATCTGCCGACACTTCAGAAGATCGCATCCCTGACGGGCGGCGAGCACTACTGGGCGCAGAACCTGTCACAACTCAAGGAGACTTTCACCACCATCGACAACCTGGAGAAAACCGAGGCGAAGAGCCTGACCGTCATCGACGATACCGAGTTGTTTCCCTGGTTCGTGGCGGCTACCCTGTTCGCCGCCCTCGCATCGGCATTCTATGTCGCGTTGAATCCCCCACCCTCCGCTTGAAACGATGACCTTCGCACATCCCGGCTGGCTGGCATTGCTGATCCTGCTCCCGATTCTCGGCGTGGGCGCGGTGCTGACCTCGCGTCTCAGGAGCAGGCAGTGGGCGGCTTTCGCCGCTCCGCGCCTGCGGCAGGCGCTGGTCAAACGCGGCAGCCCGCTGCCACGTTGGTTGTCCCTGGCCTTCCTGCTGACGGCTTCCGCGGCAATCATCGTCGCCATGGCGCGGCCACAGGGTGATGCGGGAAC is from Luteolibacter yonseiensis and encodes:
- a CDS encoding arabinan endo-1,5-alpha-L-arabinosidase codes for the protein MMRRVFLTATPLSCLMLASPFAATAQDTNGGKITRFHDPSTPIRQQETWHIFSTGNGISTRTSTDLESWKEGPPVFKELPAWHRDVVSDHKGYLWAPDIIRQGGRYLLYYSVSGWGKNTSAIGLASSPTLDSKDPAYQWKDEGIVIRSGKEDAYNAIDPQLFADTDGRLWMVFGSFWTGIQLTELDAKTGLRHPENRKIHQLAWHESIEAAALLKHDGFYYLFVNWGLCCRGVDSTYEMRVGRSKEITGPYLDAAGNELVTGGGTLFMQSEGNRIGPGHPSFIREKDAIRMFFHYYDGNRRGHPTLGDATLEWNDNGWPKAGNKP
- a CDS encoding ThuA domain-containing protein; protein product: MFKPKTLVLAFGLGLLLPAAADPAHKLLFFTKSSGFEHEVISWKKGQPSHSEKIFLELGSKHSWTFEFSKDGSKFSPEYLAGFDAVIFYTTGDLTSPGTDKQPPMTPEGKQALFDYVKSGKGFIGIHSASDTFHTANESKKGPDRYVNHGKDADPYVCFLGGEFIIHGEQQTATCKVVDNKFPGFEEAGDSFAFKEEWYSLKDFRSDIHALTVIDSPAMKGSMYDRPPFPNTWARKEGKGRIYYTALGHRDDVWTNPTFQNMLVGAIRWTTGEVDAAVPPNLKEAAPGAMKNPKFPEPKK
- a CDS encoding AAA family ATPase gives rise to the protein MTTENLQEQIAETSGWIQAVKAEMAQVLVGQERLVDRLLIGMLCNGHILLEGVPGLAKTLAVKALSGSLHASFARFQFTPDLLPADLVGTMVYHPQETKFEPKLGPIFNNLILADEINRAPAKVQSALLEAMQERQVTLGDRSYALPNPFLVLATQNPIDQEGTYQLPEAQLDRFLLKVTVGYPTKDEELEILDRMATSTPPYQTKTVATPQQVSGSRELVNQIYIDPAIRKYIVQIIHTTRFPGLVDPSLKNLVRSGASPRGTINLALTARARAFMQGRGFVTPQDVKDMALDVLRHRILLTYEAEAEEMTTDSVIERIMGKVAVP
- a CDS encoding DUF58 domain-containing protein, producing the protein MARVRKLELKARRLVRESFSGEYLSSFRGQGLDFDDFREYQHGDEVRFIDWNVTARMNAPFVRKFREERELSVVIAVDVSGSADYGSVMYSKRELAAEIAAVLGFSALHNGDKVGLLIFAHEPILFIPPEKGSRHLLRMIREILVAKPDSPGTSVADACDFLVRTLRRKSVVFLISDFFADSLDKPVGKLAKKHETIALRVLDPLESKLPKGGKVVMIDPETGFETLVNTSNPNLRMGYSKLMKRQQEGVAAIFKKHGVDAADLQTHGDTLAALHQLLKKRSRRRSG
- a CDS encoding VWA domain-containing protein; its protein translation is MSAFLEHFRFAQPAWLLLLVPAMLLLALRRGRGSEAAVVFPNLSVLVSLGRRVRNVAWGFGLPLAFLSLICAILAISRPVWRNEYQSRTASGIDIMIAFDVSLSMKIDDFVDHGEQQQRIVVAKKVVDDFISRRPEDRMGLVAFAGRPRDASPITLDHQWLRNSLNQLQLFEEGIGTVKEQGTAIGSALAAASVRLQDRDAKSKIIVLITDGASNSGKISPIEAAEHAKTLGIKIYTVAIGTTKGRVDRSVMLFPYQEFDLPTLQKIASLTGGEHYWAQNLSQLKETFTTIDNLEKTEAKSLTVIDDTELFPWFVAATLFAALASAFYVALNPPPSA